In Halobaculum magnesiiphilum, the following proteins share a genomic window:
- a CDS encoding universal stress protein — MNGLLSRVVVPVASEGDAADTAAAFAAHGADAGDVTLVYVVEKAGGAVDKAGVEQREAVAEEAFDTFDAAMPDVTVDREIAYATDVVDGILAVAGDVEATAIVFTPRDGGRFVRMLSGDVAMRLITEADRPVVSLPRPADGDGDGDGGSPVDE, encoded by the coding sequence ATGAACGGCCTGCTCTCGCGTGTCGTCGTCCCTGTCGCCTCCGAAGGGGACGCGGCCGACACGGCCGCCGCGTTCGCGGCCCACGGCGCCGACGCGGGCGACGTGACGCTCGTGTACGTCGTCGAGAAGGCCGGCGGCGCCGTGGACAAGGCGGGCGTCGAGCAGCGGGAGGCGGTCGCCGAGGAAGCGTTCGACACCTTCGACGCCGCGATGCCCGACGTGACCGTCGACCGCGAGATCGCGTACGCCACCGACGTGGTGGACGGGATCCTCGCGGTCGCCGGCGACGTCGAGGCGACGGCGATCGTGTTCACGCCCCGCGACGGCGGGCGGTTCGTGCGGATGCTCTCCGGCGACGTCGCGATGCGGCTGATCACCGAGGCCGACCGTCCCGTCGTGAGCCTGCCGCGCCCGGCCGACGGTGACGGCGACGGCGACGGCGGGTCCCCGGTGGACGAATGA
- a CDS encoding DUF7511 domain-containing protein: protein MHASDDLPQLREAAALEDLPEFGLRYLFDDGSDPSSVTVYDPETLETTWITVDADGAVSLEDVR, encoded by the coding sequence ATGCACGCGAGCGACGATCTGCCGCAGCTCCGGGAGGCAGCCGCACTCGAGGATCTCCCCGAGTTCGGGCTCCGATACCTCTTCGACGACGGGTCGGACCCGAGTTCGGTGACCGTCTACGACCCGGAGACGCTGGAGACGACGTGGATCACCGTCGACGCCGACGGGGCCGTGTCGCTCGAGGACGTTCGCTGA
- a CDS encoding 50S ribosomal protein L19e, protein MSDLAAQRRLAADELDVGKSRVWLNPEAQDELADAITREDIREQIEQGNIREKEAKGNSRGRARERDEKRSYGHRTGAGSRKGKAGGRQSQKDEWISRIRAQRARLKELRDDGPLDSSQYRELYNKASGGAFEDVRRLDSYIVNNYDVTLEDD, encoded by the coding sequence ATGAGCGATCTGGCAGCACAGCGCCGGCTCGCCGCCGACGAACTCGACGTCGGCAAGAGCCGCGTGTGGCTCAACCCGGAGGCACAGGACGAGCTCGCGGACGCGATCACGCGTGAGGACATCCGCGAGCAGATCGAACAGGGCAACATCCGCGAGAAGGAGGCCAAGGGCAACTCCCGCGGCCGGGCCCGCGAGCGCGACGAGAAGCGCTCGTACGGCCACCGCACGGGCGCCGGCTCCCGCAAGGGGAAGGCCGGCGGCCGTCAGAGTCAGAAGGACGAGTGGATCTCGCGGATCCGCGCCCAGCGCGCACGCCTCAAGGAGCTCCGCGACGACGGGCCCCTCGACAGCTCGCAGTACCGCGAGCTGTACAACAAGGCCTCCGGCGGCGCCTTCGAGGACGTGCGACGACTCGACTCGTACATCGTGAACAACTACGACGTAACACTGGAGGACGACTGA
- a CDS encoding metal-dependent hydrolase: protein MLPLGHLAFAYLWYAGYAAVGRHRLPARAALVPLAVGSQFPDLVDKPLAYVEVLSYGRSLAHSLFAFAACSLAVWWIARRLSGRWDGDTWPERLRVVTPGAFSIGYLSHLIGDTYRFLLAGDLWSARFLLYPLFPVPVSSADEVAPWVRLIRIYRDMGTHPQLGVIAVAAVVFVGLRVRQYWNRTDVDRA, encoded by the coding sequence GTGTTACCGCTGGGGCATCTCGCGTTCGCGTACCTCTGGTATGCGGGGTACGCGGCCGTCGGGAGACATCGTCTGCCCGCACGCGCCGCGCTCGTCCCGCTCGCGGTCGGCAGTCAGTTCCCGGATCTGGTCGACAAGCCGCTCGCGTACGTGGAAGTCCTCTCGTACGGTCGGTCGTTGGCACACTCGCTGTTCGCGTTCGCCGCGTGTTCGCTCGCCGTGTGGTGGATCGCGCGACGCCTCTCCGGACGCTGGGACGGCGACACGTGGCCCGAGCGCCTGCGGGTCGTCACGCCCGGGGCGTTCTCGATCGGCTATCTGAGCCACCTGATAGGCGACACGTACCGCTTCCTGCTCGCGGGTGACCTGTGGTCCGCGCGCTTCCTGCTGTACCCGCTGTTCCCGGTTCCGGTGTCCTCGGCCGACGAGGTGGCGCCGTGGGTACGGCTGATCCGGATCTATCGAGACATGGGCACGCATCCACAGTTGGGCGTGATCGCCGTCGCCGCCGTCGTGTTCGTGGGGCTGCGGGTGCGACAGTATTGGAACCGGACGGACGTGGACCGGGCATAG
- a CDS encoding 30S ribosomal protein S5: MSRNGGWEPRTRLGRKVQEGDITSMEQALNSGLPLKEHQLVDQLLPDLEDEVLDINMVQRMTDSGRRVKFRCVVAIGNGDGYLGYAEGRDDQVGGAIQKAIEVAKLNMIKVDRGSGSWEDSAGGVNSLTRTATGKAGSVEVEIKPAPQGLGLAAAPTVRNILELAGVQDAWTSSNGNTRTTVNLAKATFNALKNASQARTPDRARRVQREAEGEH; the protein is encoded by the coding sequence ATGAGTAGAAACGGCGGATGGGAGCCGCGCACGCGGCTCGGCCGGAAGGTACAGGAGGGCGACATCACCTCGATGGAGCAGGCGCTCAACTCGGGGCTCCCGCTGAAGGAGCACCAGTTGGTCGACCAGCTCCTCCCGGATCTGGAGGACGAGGTGCTGGACATCAACATGGTCCAGCGCATGACCGACTCCGGTCGCCGGGTGAAGTTCCGCTGTGTCGTCGCCATCGGCAACGGCGACGGCTACCTCGGCTACGCCGAGGGCCGCGACGACCAGGTCGGCGGCGCGATCCAGAAGGCCATCGAGGTCGCCAAGCTGAACATGATCAAGGTCGACCGCGGCTCGGGCTCGTGGGAGGACTCCGCCGGCGGAGTCAACTCGCTCACCCGGACGGCGACCGGCAAGGCCGGCTCCGTCGAGGTCGAGATCAAGCCCGCCCCGCAGGGGCTCGGGCTCGCGGCGGCGCCGACCGTCCGCAACATCCTCGAGCTCGCGGGAGTCCAGGACGCCTGGACCTCCTCGAACGGGAACACGCGGACGACGGTCAACCTCGCGAAGGCGACGTTCAACGCCCTGAAGAACGCCTCGCAGGCGCGCACGCCCGACAGGGCGCGGCGCGTCCAGCGCGAAGCGGAGGGTGAGCACTGA
- a CDS encoding 50S ribosomal protein L18, translating into MATGPRYKVPMRRRREVRTDYHQRLRLLKSGKPRLVARLSNKHVRAQLVSPGPNGDETHAAASSEDLAEYGWEAPTANLPSAYLTGYLAGLRAVEAGLEEAVLDIGLNTATPGNKAFAVQEGAIDAGLEIPHNESVLADWSRNRGEHIAAYDEQLDEPLYSGEFDAADLPEHFDEVRETLTEEFDNE; encoded by the coding sequence ATGGCGACCGGACCACGCTACAAGGTACCGATGCGTCGCCGTCGCGAAGTCCGGACGGACTACCACCAGAGGTTGCGCCTGCTGAAATCCGGCAAGCCGCGCCTCGTCGCGCGCCTGTCGAACAAGCACGTCAGGGCGCAGCTGGTTTCCCCCGGGCCGAACGGCGACGAGACACACGCGGCCGCATCCAGCGAGGACCTCGCGGAGTACGGCTGGGAGGCCCCCACGGCCAATCTCCCCAGCGCGTACCTGACGGGCTATCTCGCGGGACTGCGGGCGGTCGAGGCGGGCCTCGAGGAGGCCGTCCTCGACATCGGCCTGAACACCGCCACGCCCGGAAACAAGGCGTTCGCGGTGCAGGAAGGAGCGATCGACGCCGGGCTCGAGATCCCGCACAACGAGAGCGTCCTCGCGGACTGGTCGCGCAACCGCGGCGAGCACATCGCCGCCTACGACGAGCAGCTCGACGAGCCGCTCTACAGCGGGGAGTTCGACGCGGCGGACCTGCCCGAACACTTCGACGAGGTTCGGGAGACCCTGACGGAGGAATTCGACAATGAGTAG
- a CDS encoding 50S ribosomal protein L6, which yields MAERTIELPEDVSADLDHLDLTIEGPNGSVTRRLWYPDVSVSAEDDAVVIAYPDDADRQTNATVGTFASHVDNMIHGVTEGWEYEMEVFYAHFPMDVDVEGDEVVITNFLGETAPRRASIRGDTDVQIDGEELVLTGPSKEDVGQTAASIEQLTRVTDKDTRIFQDGVYITRKPTGDV from the coding sequence ATGGCAGAACGAACAATCGAACTACCCGAGGACGTCTCCGCCGACCTCGACCACCTCGATCTCACGATCGAGGGGCCGAACGGCTCGGTGACGCGCCGCCTGTGGTACCCGGACGTGAGCGTCTCCGCGGAGGACGATGCCGTCGTCATCGCGTACCCGGACGACGCCGACCGCCAGACGAACGCGACCGTCGGTACCTTCGCGAGCCACGTGGACAACATGATCCACGGGGTCACGGAGGGATGGGAGTACGAGATGGAGGTCTTCTACGCCCACTTCCCGATGGACGTGGACGTGGAGGGCGACGAGGTCGTCATCACGAACTTCCTCGGGGAGACGGCACCCCGCCGCGCGTCGATCCGCGGCGACACCGACGTACAGATCGACGGCGAGGAGCTCGTCTTGACCGGCCCGTCCAAGGAGGACGTCGGCCAGACGGCCGCCAGCATCGAACAGCTCACCCGCGTGACCGACAAGGACACGCGCATCTTCCAGGACGGCGTGTACATCACGCGCAAGCCCACGGGTGATGTCTAA
- a CDS encoding uL15m family ribosomal protein: MTNKKRRQRGSRTHGGGSHKNRRGAGHRGGRGAAGRKKHERQLYGPLGKYGFKRPQGVQDEVVEVSVQKLDEDAALLAADGLAEEEGDGYALDARDVAEDGHEVDVVKVLGGGQVRGELHVTADAFTAEARRLIEEAGGSAELTDRAEQAQADAEASEEQSDADSDDE, translated from the coding sequence ATGACGAACAAGAAGCGACGCCAGCGCGGCTCGCGCACGCACGGCGGCGGCTCCCACAAGAACCGGCGCGGCGCCGGTCACCGTGGCGGTCGCGGCGCGGCCGGCCGCAAGAAGCACGAACGGCAGCTGTACGGTCCGCTCGGCAAGTACGGCTTCAAGCGCCCGCAGGGCGTGCAAGACGAGGTCGTCGAGGTCTCCGTCCAGAAGCTGGACGAGGACGCCGCCCTCCTGGCGGCCGACGGCCTCGCCGAAGAGGAGGGCGACGGCTACGCCCTCGACGCCCGCGACGTGGCCGAGGACGGCCACGAGGTCGACGTGGTGAAGGTGCTCGGCGGCGGGCAGGTCCGCGGGGAGCTGCACGTCACGGCCGACGCGTTCACCGCCGAAGCCCGCCGCCTCATCGAGGAGGCCGGCGGCTCCGCGGAGCTGACCGACCGCGCCGAGCAGGCGCAGGCCGACGCCGAGGCGTCCGAGGAGCAGTCCGACGCCGACAGCGACGACGAGTAA
- a CDS encoding winged helix-turn-helix domain-containing protein — protein MGVDESSRRTFELLANETRLGIISALGEASGEGGYATLTFSELQEATGVEDNGHFNYHLQELVGEFVEDREDGYALTLAGIRAYQAIVARVQRDSLSVEPFEIDGTCPNCGETKEAWYENSRAQIGCRSCGKLEFRYPVSPESIDGSEPETLLNALDRQLSRDYLSMFNGVCPYCAGRSTVQLAEFEEYYEDLGMASTPVNVHAACDSCAWFLYGNLGALLIFEPPIYSFLRERGVDLWEEYVWEPTPDHEVTNVSWEPQRVAGVFGLAGEELRYVLDEDLRLLEYEIVSGD, from the coding sequence ATGGGTGTCGACGAGTCGTCGCGGCGGACGTTCGAGTTGCTGGCGAACGAGACGCGCCTCGGGATCATCTCGGCACTCGGTGAGGCCAGCGGCGAGGGCGGGTACGCGACGCTCACGTTCTCGGAACTGCAGGAGGCGACGGGCGTCGAGGACAACGGCCACTTCAACTACCACCTGCAAGAGCTCGTCGGGGAGTTCGTCGAGGACCGCGAGGACGGGTACGCGCTGACGCTGGCGGGGATCCGGGCGTATCAGGCGATCGTGGCGCGCGTACAGAGGGACTCGCTTTCGGTCGAACCGTTCGAGATCGACGGGACGTGTCCGAACTGTGGCGAAACTAAGGAAGCGTGGTACGAAAATTCGAGAGCACAGATCGGCTGTCGATCGTGTGGTAAACTCGAATTCAGATACCCGGTATCTCCCGAATCTATCGATGGTTCGGAGCCTGAAACACTCCTAAATGCGCTCGACAGACAATTGAGTCGGGACTACCTTTCGATGTTCAACGGAGTTTGTCCGTACTGCGCCGGCAGATCGACCGTTCAGTTGGCCGAGTTTGAGGAGTATTACGAGGACCTGGGGATGGCATCGACGCCAGTCAACGTCCACGCCGCCTGCGATTCCTGTGCTTGGTTCTTGTACGGGAATCTCGGCGCGCTACTCATTTTCGAGCCACCGATCTACTCGTTCCTTCGAGAACGTGGCGTCGATCTGTGGGAGGAGTACGTGTGGGAACCGACGCCCGACCATGAGGTCACAAACGTGAGTTGGGAACCGCAGCGAGTCGCGGGTGTCTTCGGCCTTGCGGGAGAGGAACTCCGATACGTGCTTGACGAAGATCTCCGGTTGCTCGAGTACGAGATCGTCTCCGGCGACTAG
- a CDS encoding 30S ribosomal protein S14: MSDADIETTGPEETGEHAAKRTGQEVECRRCERKQGLVGKYDINLCRQCFREVARDMGFRKYR; this comes from the coding sequence ATGAGCGACGCAGACATAGAAACGACCGGACCCGAGGAAACGGGCGAGCACGCCGCAAAGCGCACCGGCCAGGAGGTCGAGTGCCGGCGCTGCGAGCGCAAGCAGGGGCTCGTCGGCAAGTACGACATCAACCTCTGCCGCCAGTGTTTCCGCGAGGTCGCCCGCGACATGGGCTTCCGGAAGTACCGATAA
- a CDS encoding 30S ribosomal protein S8, translating into MAGNDPLSDALAGLDNAEDVGHLEYTVQPASNIIGSTLEVLYDNGYVDGFEFVDDGRAGTFEVELKGAINECGAVKPRYSVAADGYEKWEKRFLPARDYGALIVTTSHGVMSHYEAREEGIGGQVIAYVY; encoded by the coding sequence ATGGCAGGTAACGACCCCCTCTCCGACGCCCTCGCCGGCCTCGACAACGCCGAGGACGTCGGACATCTGGAATACACGGTCCAGCCCGCCTCGAACATCATCGGCTCCACGCTCGAGGTGCTGTACGACAACGGCTACGTCGACGGCTTCGAGTTCGTGGACGACGGCCGAGCGGGAACGTTCGAGGTCGAACTGAAAGGCGCCATCAACGAGTGCGGCGCCGTCAAGCCGCGCTACTCCGTGGCCGCGGACGGCTACGAGAAGTGGGAGAAGCGATTCCTCCCGGCGCGCGACTACGGCGCACTCATCGTGACCACGAGTCACGGCGTCATGAGCCACTACGAGGCCCGCGAGGAGGGCATCGGTGGCCAGGTAATCGCATACGTCTACTGA
- the rpmD gene encoding 50S ribosomal protein L30, with the protein MQAVVQLRGEIDMSAAQRDTLKMLNIHAINHCALVPEEDTYRGMIAKVNDFVAFGEPETETVAMLIERRGEPLEGDADVDDEWVADNTDYDDVESLSAALVEEETTLREQGLSPVLRLHAPRGGHDGIKHAVKNGGALGRHDDIDTLLEAMR; encoded by the coding sequence ATGCAGGCGGTCGTCCAACTGCGCGGCGAGATCGACATGTCCGCCGCCCAGCGCGACACCCTGAAGATGCTCAACATCCACGCGATCAACCACTGCGCGCTGGTGCCCGAGGAGGACACCTACCGCGGGATGATCGCGAAGGTGAACGACTTCGTCGCGTTCGGCGAGCCCGAGACCGAGACGGTCGCGATGCTCATCGAACGGCGCGGCGAGCCCCTCGAGGGCGACGCCGACGTCGACGACGAGTGGGTCGCCGACAACACCGACTACGACGACGTCGAGTCGCTTTCGGCGGCGCTGGTCGAGGAGGAGACGACGCTGCGCGAGCAGGGTCTCTCCCCGGTCCTCCGCCTGCACGCCCCGCGCGGCGGCCACGACGGCATCAAACACGCCGTGAAGAACGGCGGCGCGCTCGGTCGTCACGACGACATCGACACCCTCCTGGAGGCGATGCGATAA
- a CDS encoding amino acid permease yields MSGEEELAKDLGPLAALTIGVGTMIGAGIFVLPGEAISEAGSFAVISFVLGGAIAILTAFSASELGTAMPVSGGAYYYVNQALGPMFGSVAGWANWMGLAFASAFYMVGFGEYVVNISGGSIGIPFVGIAIPVGVKAVAITGAALFVLVNYVGAKETGRLQNVIVVLLVLILAVFTIAGTLRADPANVAEGTGLEPMLTTTGLIFVSYLGFVQITSVAEEIKDPGRNLPRAVIGSVVIVTVIYALVLIVMSAAVEQGFIAAIPDGQIAVVEVARIVLGPAGAIAMLIGGLLATASSANASILASSRINFAMGRDRLVSPNLNEIHPRFGTPYRSIAITGALILLFIVLADVNTLATLGSVLHLVIYALLNVALIVFREANVEGYEPSYTVPLYPAVPVVGTVASLALIAFIDPRVIAIGGGFVGFALLWYFGYARSRTESEGALSEFVRSRAERMPDAAVDAADAVAPDGGEYRVMVPLANPATEGTLIELAANIARERGGTVEAVHIVSVPDQTSLEYAADNVRKFDEGSDELLERARVGAEDLGVPVETSTIVSHRSFEEVFDAARTHEADLVVMGWGPEGHGVPGRVEGRVDELTRNLPCDFLVLKDRGFDPERVLVPTAGGPDSDLSAEIAVALRHSFGSEIRLLHVADDVGDGKEFLATWANDHGLGDAELLVESGDVEEAIGRHAEDASLVVIGATERGMLSRLVSGALALDVVNDVDCSVLLAERPTGRSLRDRLFGR; encoded by the coding sequence ATGAGCGGCGAAGAGGAGCTCGCGAAGGACCTGGGCCCGCTCGCGGCGCTGACCATCGGGGTCGGGACGATGATCGGCGCCGGGATCTTCGTCCTCCCGGGGGAGGCGATCAGCGAGGCCGGGTCGTTCGCCGTGATCTCGTTCGTGCTCGGCGGCGCCATCGCGATCCTGACGGCGTTTTCGGCCTCCGAACTGGGGACGGCCATGCCGGTCTCGGGGGGCGCCTACTACTACGTGAATCAGGCGCTGGGCCCGATGTTCGGCTCCGTCGCCGGGTGGGCCAACTGGATGGGGCTGGCGTTCGCCTCGGCGTTCTACATGGTCGGGTTCGGCGAGTACGTCGTCAACATCTCCGGCGGATCGATCGGGATCCCGTTCGTCGGGATCGCGATCCCCGTCGGGGTGAAAGCCGTCGCGATCACGGGCGCGGCGCTGTTCGTCCTCGTCAACTACGTCGGCGCCAAGGAGACCGGCCGCCTCCAGAACGTGATCGTCGTGCTGCTGGTCCTCATCCTCGCGGTGTTCACGATCGCCGGCACGCTGCGCGCGGATCCGGCGAACGTCGCCGAGGGGACCGGGTTGGAGCCGATGCTGACGACGACCGGGCTCATCTTCGTCTCGTATCTGGGGTTCGTCCAGATCACCTCCGTCGCCGAGGAGATCAAAGACCCCGGGCGGAACCTCCCGCGTGCGGTGATCGGGTCGGTCGTCATCGTGACCGTGATCTACGCGCTCGTGTTGATCGTGATGAGCGCCGCCGTCGAGCAGGGGTTCATCGCGGCCATCCCCGACGGCCAGATCGCCGTCGTCGAGGTGGCGCGGATCGTCCTCGGGCCCGCGGGGGCGATCGCGATGCTGATCGGCGGGCTGCTGGCGACCGCCTCCTCGGCGAACGCCTCGATCCTCGCGTCCTCGCGGATCAACTTCGCGATGGGGCGGGATCGCCTGGTCTCCCCGAACCTCAACGAGATCCACCCCCGGTTCGGGACGCCCTACCGCTCGATCGCCATCACGGGCGCGCTCATCCTCCTGTTCATCGTCCTCGCGGACGTGAACACGCTCGCGACGCTCGGGTCGGTGCTCCACCTCGTCATCTATGCCCTGCTCAACGTCGCGCTGATCGTGTTCCGCGAGGCGAACGTCGAGGGGTACGAGCCGAGCTACACCGTCCCGCTGTACCCCGCGGTGCCGGTGGTGGGCACCGTCGCCTCCCTGGCGCTCATCGCGTTCATCGACCCGCGGGTGATCGCCATCGGCGGCGGATTCGTCGGGTTCGCGCTGCTGTGGTACTTCGGGTACGCCCGCTCGCGCACGGAAAGCGAGGGCGCGCTCTCGGAGTTCGTCCGCTCGCGCGCCGAGCGGATGCCCGACGCCGCCGTCGACGCGGCCGACGCGGTCGCCCCCGACGGCGGGGAGTACCGGGTGATGGTGCCGCTGGCGAACCCCGCGACCGAGGGGACGCTCATCGAGCTCGCCGCGAACATCGCCCGCGAGCGCGGCGGCACCGTCGAGGCCGTCCACATCGTTTCCGTCCCGGACCAGACCTCCCTCGAGTACGCCGCGGACAACGTCCGCAAGTTCGACGAGGGGAGCGACGAACTCCTCGAACGGGCGCGCGTCGGCGCCGAGGACCTCGGCGTTCCGGTCGAGACGAGCACCATCGTCTCCCACCGGTCCTTCGAGGAGGTGTTCGACGCCGCCCGCACCCACGAGGCCGACCTCGTCGTGATGGGCTGGGGGCCGGAGGGACACGGCGTCCCCGGCCGCGTCGAGGGACGCGTCGACGAACTCACGCGGAACCTCCCGTGTGACTTCCTCGTCCTGAAGGACCGCGGGTTCGACCCCGAGCGCGTGCTCGTCCCCACCGCTGGCGGGCCGGACTCGGACCTCTCCGCGGAGATCGCCGTCGCCCTTCGCCACTCCTTCGGCTCGGAGATCCGGCTGCTCCACGTCGCCGACGACGTTGGCGACGGCAAGGAGTTCCTCGCCACGTGGGCCAACGACCACGGCCTCGGCGACGCCGAGCTGCTGGTGGAGTCGGGCGACGTCGAGGAGGCGATCGGGCGCCACGCCGAGGACGCCTCGCTGGTCGTCATCGGGGCGACCGAGCGCGGGATGCTCTCGCGACTTGTCAGCGGGGCGCTCGCGCTCGATGTCGTCAACGACGTCGACTGCTCGGTGCTGCTTGCCGAGCGGCCGACCGGGCGGAGCCTGCGCGACCGGCTGTTCGGCCGGTAG
- the secY gene encoding preprotein translocase subunit SecY, whose product MGWKETAEPVLTRMPTVERPEGHVPFKRKLAWTAGILVMYFFLTNITMFGLATGGAGGDFYGRFRSILAGSQGSILQLGIGPIVTASIVLQLLGGADLLGLDTDDPRDQVLYQGLQKLLVVVMICLTGLPMVFAGNYLPVDSQLAASLGIGGGGMRAVLFAQIFVGGVLILFMDEVISKWGVGSGIGLFIIAGVSQQLVAGLFAVPALGTQVTGFFPAWYGIITGSVELDPFVQSLLFDPGNILALFTTVLIFAVVVYTESVRVEIPLSHARVKGARGRFPVKLIYASVLPMILVRALQANIQFLGQILNNYMTLPAFVGVYSQGQPVSGLFYYLAPIQTRSDWMWFSGAFTVSAEPWQIVLRVLVDLTFMIVGGAIFAVFWVETTGMGPESTAQQIQNSGMQIPGFRKNPQVIEKVMERYIPQVTVIGGALVGLLAVLANMLGTLGGVSGTGLLLTVSITYKLYEEIAEEQLMEMHPMMRQMFGSD is encoded by the coding sequence ATGGGTTGGAAAGAGACCGCGGAACCCGTACTCACGCGGATGCCGACGGTCGAGCGTCCGGAGGGGCACGTGCCCTTCAAACGGAAGCTCGCCTGGACGGCCGGCATCCTCGTGATGTACTTCTTCCTCACCAATATCACGATGTTCGGACTCGCCACCGGCGGCGCCGGGGGCGACTTCTACGGTCGCTTCCGGTCGATCCTCGCCGGTTCGCAGGGGTCGATCCTACAGCTCGGCATCGGACCGATCGTCACGGCGTCCATCGTCCTCCAGCTGCTCGGGGGCGCCGACCTGCTCGGCCTCGACACCGACGACCCCCGCGACCAGGTGCTATATCAGGGGCTCCAGAAGCTGCTCGTCGTCGTGATGATCTGTCTGACGGGCCTGCCGATGGTGTTCGCCGGCAACTACCTCCCGGTGGACAGTCAGCTCGCAGCGTCGCTGGGCATCGGCGGCGGCGGCATGCGGGCGGTACTGTTCGCGCAGATCTTCGTCGGCGGCGTCCTCATCCTGTTCATGGACGAGGTCATCTCCAAGTGGGGCGTCGGCTCAGGGATCGGCCTGTTCATCATCGCGGGCGTGAGCCAGCAGCTCGTCGCCGGACTGTTCGCCGTGCCCGCGCTGGGTACCCAGGTGACCGGCTTCTTCCCCGCGTGGTACGGGATCATCACCGGCAGCGTCGAGCTCGACCCGTTCGTCCAGTCGCTGCTGTTCGACCCGGGGAACATCCTCGCGCTGTTCACCACGGTGCTCATCTTCGCGGTCGTCGTGTACACCGAGTCCGTGCGCGTCGAGATCCCGCTGAGCCACGCCCGCGTCAAGGGCGCCCGCGGTCGCTTCCCCGTGAAGCTCATCTACGCGTCCGTCCTCCCGATGATCCTCGTTCGCGCGCTGCAGGCGAACATCCAGTTCCTCGGGCAGATCCTCAACAACTACATGACGCTCCCGGCGTTCGTCGGCGTCTATTCGCAGGGACAGCCCGTGAGCGGGCTGTTCTACTACCTCGCGCCGATCCAGACGCGCTCGGATTGGATGTGGTTCTCCGGGGCGTTCACCGTGAGCGCCGAACCCTGGCAGATCGTCCTCCGCGTGCTCGTCGACCTCACGTTCATGATCGTCGGCGGCGCCATCTTCGCGGTGTTCTGGGTCGAGACGACCGGCATGGGGCCGGAGTCGACCGCCCAGCAGATCCAGAACTCGGGGATGCAGATCCCCGGCTTCCGGAAGAACCCGCAGGTCATCGAGAAGGTGATGGAGCGGTACATCCCGCAGGTCACCGTCATCGGCGGCGCGCTCGTCGGCCTGCTCGCGGTGTTGGCGAACATGCTGGGCACGCTCGGGGGCGTCTCCGGGACGGGGCTGCTGCTGACGGTGTCGATCACCTACAAGCTGTACGAGGAGATCGCCGAGGAGCAGCTCATGGAGATGCACCCGATGATGCGCCAGATGTTCGGCAGCGACTGA
- a CDS encoding 50S ribosomal protein L32e, producing the protein MSDDVDSLEDISGVGPSKADALREAGYETVEDVKAASQSELADVDGVGNALAARIKADVGGLEVDEEADAEIEEDESEAEPDEEEAEEDVETELRPRGHADKTPELDDERARALAKKLREGKPQFNRQDYHKKKRIPTSWRRPRGQLSKQRRSMKGKGPKVEAGFRSPTAARGLHPSGFEEVRVFNTDDLEGVDPATQAVRIASSVGGRKREAIEDECEDREIRVLNPTYVEVEVEE; encoded by the coding sequence ATGAGCGACGACGTGGATTCGCTCGAGGACATCTCCGGCGTCGGCCCGTCGAAGGCCGACGCGCTCCGCGAGGCCGGCTACGAGACCGTCGAGGACGTGAAGGCGGCCTCCCAGTCCGAGCTCGCGGACGTCGACGGCGTCGGGAACGCCCTCGCCGCCCGCATCAAGGCGGACGTGGGCGGGCTCGAGGTCGACGAGGAGGCCGACGCGGAGATCGAGGAGGACGAGTCCGAGGCCGAACCCGACGAGGAGGAGGCCGAGGAGGACGTCGAGACCGAGCTTCGCCCGCGCGGCCACGCGGACAAGACGCCCGAGCTCGACGACGAGCGCGCCCGCGCGCTCGCCAAGAAGCTCCGCGAGGGCAAGCCGCAGTTCAACCGGCAGGACTACCACAAGAAGAAGCGCATCCCGACCTCGTGGCGTCGTCCGCGCGGCCAGCTGTCGAAGCAGCGCCGCAGCATGAAGGGGAAGGGCCCGAAGGTCGAGGCGGGCTTCCGCTCGCCGACGGCCGCCCGCGGCCTGCACCCGAGCGGCTTCGAGGAGGTCCGCGTGTTCAACACGGACGACCTCGAGGGCGTCGACCCGGCGACCCAGGCGGTTCGGATCGCCTCGTCGGTCGGCGGCCGCAAGCGCGAGGCGATCGAGGACGAGTGTGAGGACCGCGAGATCCGCGTCCTCAACCCGACCTACGTCGAAGTGGAGGTTGAAGAATGA